Within the Cloacibacillus sp. An23 genome, the region GCCGCGGAAGTGCTCCGCCGCTATGAGGCAGACGGTGAAGTTGAAGCCCTTTTCCTCGAGCCTTTCGAATACGGCGGTGGACATGAGCAGGTATTTGTCCGCCTCGTCGTACTGCGCCGCGAGTATCTTGGCTATCCCGACGAAGCGCAGCGCCGTCCCCTCCCACTTGGCGAGTCCGTTTTTTTTCGCGTAGCCGCAGAGCTTTTTCGCGCAATATGCGAGGCGCTTCGCGTCGTCGCGCTGTATGGCGAGGTAGCACATCTGCGCGCCGGCCTTGACAACGGGCTCCGGCTCTCCTATCGCGAGCGCCTTGCGCACCGCGGCGCGCAGCATATATTCCGCGTCGTCGTAGCGGCGGCTCCACCAGAGATAGCCGCCCTTGAGTATGTAGAGGTCGCGTTCGAGGCGCAGCAGCTCGGGGCTTCCGCCCTCGATGCGGAAGAGGCGGTCCATTATCGCCCACGCCTCCGCCATAGCCTTTTTCGTGTAATTGGAGTCGTCCACCGTCGGAATGTAATACATCAGGTCCTGATCGACAAGCGTCGGGAACACCTCGTGGACGGCCATGAAGTACAGGTCGAGCTCGCGCACGCGCCAGTAGAGCTCCTTCATCGGCATACGGGCCTCATGGCAGTGGTAGTAGAGGCGCGCGCAGGTCTTCCTGTGGCGGTATTGCAGCCGCTTAGGCGCAGAGGCCTCGAGTATCTCGACGTTCTTCGTGTGCAGCGCCGTCCTGCGCGACGCTGACATGCCTTCGAGCAGGGCCTCGCGTATCTTCGTGTGCGTGAAGTAATAGAGCACGTCGCCGCCGTCGGCCTCCTGCTCGCGCAGAAAGCCGTGCAGCCGCAGGTTGCTGTACAGCTTCGAGACGCTCAGCGGGGACATTTCGAGCACCTGCGCTATTTCTTTCATCGACGCGCATTCGGGACATACGGCTATCGCCTCGAGGAAAAGCCGTTCGTTCTCGTCGAGCAGCTCTATCATCGAGAAGTACGTGTTTTTATACGGCGACCCGCCGTCGAGCATCCCGTCCGACTTATACTTGAGCAGCTCGCGGATGAAGAAGGGATTGCCCTCCGTCTGCATATATACGTCGTGGACGCGTTCGTCCGTCCAATCCTCTTCGGGGGCCATCTCGTGGCATATACGCCCCGTCTCCTCGAGATTGAAGCGGCGCAGCGTCACCTCGAACTTTTCAAAAGGCTCGTCGGCGAGCGCGGTGCGCAGCATGAAGGCGGGGCGTATCTCCTCGAAGCCGGTGACGAGCATGTTGAGCGGGGCGCTGCCGTCGCACATTATGGATTCGATGATATTCCACGACGCGTCGTCCATCCACTGAAGATCCTCGACGACCAGCAGCCGCTTGATGTCACGCGACGGCTCGGAGACACTCTGGTGGATGAGTTCGGCTATGTACGAGTAGCTCAGGTCGGAAAGGGCCTTTATATTCTCCTGCTGTGAGAGCGAGATATGCAGCGATTTCAGAAGCCGCATGATCGGCGCGAGCGGATAGGACTTCTCCTCCTGCCAGCAGACGACGGAAAAACATTCCCAGCCGCGCTCGGCGAGGCATGACGTTATCTCGTTGATGAATACTGTCTTGCCTATGCCCTGCTCGCCCCAGACCATGCCGCAGAGCGAACGCCCCTCGACGGAGCCGGAAAAAAAGTCGAGCATCTTCATTATCTCGTCGTTGCGCGCGAGAGGGTTGTCCTCGCCGCCCTGCGACGACGCGCGTATCGCAGGGCCTTCGGTCTTGCGGCGCATCAGCGTCGAGATGTCGGAAAGGTCGGCCTCGATGCCGAAGTCGCTTTCGATCCGGCTCGAGAAAGCGCGCGCCGCGTCCACGGCCTTTATCTTTTGGTTCGTCTTTATATAGAGCCTCACGAGCTCGCCGTGTATCTTTTCGTCGTACGGCTCGCACTCCGAGAGCTTTTCGTAGCATAGCAGCGCGTCCTCGAAGCGGTTCTGAGCGAACCCGGCGAGCTGGGCCTGCGCCCTCTTTTTCAGATTTTTTACGAGAAGGTTGTGATAGTGCTGGCGTTTCGGCAGCAGCCAGTCGCTGAACGCTCCCCAGTCGTCGAGGTCGGCTGAGTCCATAAACGGCCGGCATAGCTCGCTTATTTCGTTCCATCCGAGGGCGTCTATTTTGGTGATGAGATCTACGTCGCGCTCTATCTTCACGCCATCGGCGATGGAAATGACGCCGCCCGCAATATTTACGGGGAGCACCTTTTTTATGCAGCTCACGGCGTTGCTGAGGTTGCGCCGCGCCTTCTCGAGAGTTTTATCGAACCATAGATACTCGCAGATTTTATCCTTCGACATGCTCTTCTCTTCAATAAGCATTAGGGCGAGTATCTGGGCTTTTTTAAAAGTAAAAACATAGGGCGCTCCATCCACAAACAATTCAGGCCTGCCAAGCAGCTGAGCTTTATACTTCAACACAATCACGCCCTTACCTTCATTAATAGAGACTATTGTACGCTTTAACGAAATAGCGTGCCACATTCCCTCTCTGATGTGAAATAAAAAATCTGCAAAAAACTTAATTTTATAATGTGG harbors:
- a CDS encoding AAA family ATPase, which produces MLIEEKSMSKDKICEYLWFDKTLEKARRNLSNAVSCIKKVLPVNIAGGVISIADGVKIERDVDLITKIDALGWNEISELCRPFMDSADLDDWGAFSDWLLPKRQHYHNLLVKNLKKRAQAQLAGFAQNRFEDALLCYEKLSECEPYDEKIHGELVRLYIKTNQKIKAVDAARAFSSRIESDFGIEADLSDISTLMRRKTEGPAIRASSQGGEDNPLARNDEIMKMLDFFSGSVEGRSLCGMVWGEQGIGKTVFINEITSCLAERGWECFSVVCWQEEKSYPLAPIMRLLKSLHISLSQQENIKALSDLSYSYIAELIHQSVSEPSRDIKRLLVVEDLQWMDDASWNIIESIMCDGSAPLNMLVTGFEEIRPAFMLRTALADEPFEKFEVTLRRFNLEETGRICHEMAPEEDWTDERVHDVYMQTEGNPFFIRELLKYKSDGMLDGGSPYKNTYFSMIELLDENERLFLEAIAVCPECASMKEIAQVLEMSPLSVSKLYSNLRLHGFLREQEADGGDVLYYFTHTKIREALLEGMSASRRTALHTKNVEILEASAPKRLQYRHRKTCARLYYHCHEARMPMKELYWRVRELDLYFMAVHEVFPTLVDQDLMYYIPTVDDSNYTKKAMAEAWAIMDRLFRIEGGSPELLRLERDLYILKGGYLWWSRRYDDAEYMLRAAVRKALAIGEPEPVVKAGAQMCYLAIQRDDAKRLAYCAKKLCGYAKKNGLAKWEGTALRFVGIAKILAAQYDEADKYLLMSTAVFERLEEKGFNFTVCLIAAEHFRGDAMLAQKKIKEALAFYENCVNIGESVSLFRGLGLSLAKAAFCLMLLGRYKEAESHLQRMGKIYNIMHTEWEDGLQGGGIAFSLMGVLNSRKKDWYHAGICFTVAKRLASETKRPLWQAMLYWAKLELYKMGEDVPKEFADSVLKHPREWYEEHLLQLKHKVGWI